A genome region from Geobacter pickeringii includes the following:
- the rbr gene encoding rubrerythrin, translating into MALKGTLTEKNLLAAFAGESQARNRYTYFAAQARKDGFIQIADIFEETANQEKEHAKRFFKFLEGGDVEVVAAFPAGVVGTTAANLAAAAMGEHHEHTELYPSFAATAKEEGFAEIAAVFRAISVAERQHEKRYRDLLANIEANRVFAREEATVWRCRNCGYLHEANGAPELCPACVHPKAHFELLGENW; encoded by the coding sequence ATGGCTTTGAAGGGAACACTGACCGAGAAAAACCTGCTCGCCGCCTTCGCCGGCGAGAGCCAGGCGCGCAACCGCTACACCTACTTCGCCGCCCAGGCCCGCAAGGACGGATTCATCCAGATCGCCGACATCTTCGAGGAGACCGCCAACCAGGAGAAAGAGCACGCCAAGCGGTTCTTCAAGTTTCTCGAAGGAGGCGACGTGGAGGTGGTGGCCGCCTTCCCCGCCGGGGTCGTCGGCACCACCGCGGCAAATCTTGCCGCAGCCGCCATGGGAGAGCACCACGAGCATACGGAGCTCTACCCCTCCTTTGCCGCCACGGCCAAGGAAGAAGGCTTTGCCGAAATCGCCGCGGTCTTCAGGGCGATCTCCGTGGCCGAGCGCCAGCACGAAAAGCGGTACCGCGACCTCCTCGCCAACATCGAGGCGAACCGGGTCTTTGCGCGGGAAGAGGCGACCGTCTGGCGGTGCCGCAACTGCGGGTACCTCCACGAGGCGAACGGTGCCCCGGAGCTCTGTCCCGCCTGCGTCCACCCGAAGGCCCACTTCGAGCTCCTCGGCGAAAACTGGTAA
- a CDS encoding ATP-binding protein: MMDQELIDQLKRVLTSMEMILPKPVAKVDWETVHAANWRRHSFAGSLEPVPEIESIHLDDLLGIDKQKRVVEENTRAFLAGYPANNILLWGTRGTGKSSLVRALLYTHASRGLRVIQVDKDDLIHLPDIVDEVKSQPYKFIVFSDDVSFEVGESSYKMLKSALDGSVYAPPENVLIYVTSNRRHLLPEYESDNRGAMMVEGEIHHGEAVEEKISLSGRFGLWVAFHPFSQDQYLEVARQWVEKLCTKKGVALEWTTEARSEAIGWAQRKGDRSGRIALQFASHWVGQQLLSRGGAA, encoded by the coding sequence ATGATGGACCAGGAGTTGATCGATCAGTTGAAGCGGGTGCTCACCTCGATGGAGATGATCCTGCCGAAGCCGGTGGCGAAGGTCGACTGGGAGACGGTGCACGCCGCCAACTGGCGCCGTCATTCATTCGCGGGCTCTCTCGAACCGGTGCCGGAGATCGAGAGCATCCATCTGGACGACCTGCTCGGGATCGACAAGCAGAAGCGGGTCGTCGAGGAGAACACCCGGGCGTTCCTGGCGGGATACCCGGCCAACAACATCCTTCTCTGGGGAACCCGGGGCACCGGCAAGTCGTCGCTGGTCCGGGCGCTCCTCTACACCCACGCCTCCCGGGGGCTGCGGGTGATCCAGGTCGACAAGGACGATCTGATCCATCTCCCCGACATCGTGGACGAGGTGAAGAGCCAGCCGTACAAATTCATCGTCTTCTCCGATGACGTCTCCTTCGAAGTGGGGGAGTCGAGCTACAAGATGCTCAAGAGCGCCCTGGACGGCTCGGTCTACGCGCCGCCGGAGAACGTCCTGATCTACGTTACCTCCAACCGCCGGCATCTCCTTCCCGAATACGAGAGCGACAACCGGGGCGCCATGATGGTGGAGGGGGAGATCCATCACGGCGAGGCGGTGGAGGAGAAGATCTCCCTCTCGGGGCGGTTCGGCCTCTGGGTCGCCTTCCACCCCTTCAGCCAGGACCAGTACCTGGAGGTGGCCCGTCAGTGGGTGGAGAAGCTCTGCACCAAAAAGGGGGTCGCCCTGGAATGGACCACGGAGGCACGCAGCGAGGCCATCGGCTGGGCCCAGAGGAAGGGGGACCGCAGCGGCCGGATCGCACTCCAGTTCGCAAGCCACTGGGTGGGTCAGCAGTTGCTGTCCCGGGGGGGAGCGGCATGA